The proteins below come from a single Aptenodytes patagonicus chromosome 2, bAptPat1.pri.cur, whole genome shotgun sequence genomic window:
- the TMEM42 gene encoding transmembrane protein 42, translated as MRAGGGAAAAAAAGLLGAAAAAAAKLALGPSGAAAGGWLPVLLRIGCFGLVFACNAVMWTVFAKALRLSSSSATASVTTTASNFISSAILGKLLFGETWTPLWWVGLAVTLCGLMLLHTAVPRPAQLPAEKKEA; from the exons atgcgggcgggcggcggggccgcggcggcggccgccgccgggctgctgggagcggcggcggccgccgcggcgaaGCTAGCGCTGGGGccgagcggggcggcggccggaGGCTGG ctgcctgtgctgcttcGCATTGGCTGTTTTGGCTTGGTGTTTGCGTGCAATGCAGTGATGTGGACGGTCTTTGCAAAAGCCCTGAggctctcctcttcctcagccaCTGCCTCTGTGACGACAACAGCCTCCAACTTCATCTCTTCG GCCATCCTGGGCAAGCTTCTCTTCGGGGAGACGTGGACACCTCTGTGGTGGGTCGGCCTCGCCGTGACGCTCTGCGGCCTCATGCTGCTGCACACAGCTGTGCCCCGGCCAGCGCAGCTCCCGGCAGAGAAGAAGGAGGCGTGA
- the TGM4 gene encoding protein-glutamine gamma-glutamyltransferase 4 — MSNNAGTDLEVTGIDFLKSQNSLLHHTDAYHMDSLVVRRGQAFQLQLSFSRELKAADKLALHFGIGEKPMKIRWTLVSLNPRREEDLSEWQISIIKNSGKECLLSVISSPRAAVGRYTLDVKTETNIYKTQNNALYLLFNPWCEADDVFLADEAQRKEYVLNDTGYIYVGSAYNIYGRPWNFGQFEEFVLDACMYLLDKSKLKLSNRADPVFVSRAMSALVNANDDRGVLLGNWSGNYSNGTCPTDWIGSVSILQKYYKTKRPVCYGQCWVFSGVLTTVMRCLGIPSRSVTNFSSAHDTEENLRVDIYLNEFGGKLNSMSLDSIWNFHVWNDVWMKRMDLPAGFDGWQAIDSTPQEQSQGIFQCGPCPLKAIRDGDVYLPFDSKFLYAEVNADKVYWVVKKVNGKDKYTRISTETEGVGINISTKAVGQNKREDITAQYKYPEGSREEREAMEKASSFIRRSGVVPRARFASTVPMGPMAPEPRVLHEAVSKTGLQLEITNKEALYPGNPLELAITVKTSTPGSWTINLAGSCQLQSYTGKVEASLGYVKETIKLEGKSEMQVPLKIAADEYMKTLASVEDEVFILITAIAEVQGTDEKLTKETTMSFEYPPITVQMPEMAKLNKEFSCAFIFKNKLNVPLDNCKLLVEGLGVFKKSVFDEGHVKPGRIIKSEIICTPTRLGEKKIIAKLISTQIKGISAEAAVTITE, encoded by the exons ATGAGCAATAACGCTG GGACCGATCTGGAGGTCACTGGGATTGACTTTCTCAAGAGCCAGAACTCCCTCCTGCACCACACGGATGCATACCACATGGACAGCCTGGTGGTGCGGCGTGGGCAGGCCTTTCAGCTCCAGCTCAGCTTCAGCAGGGAGTTGAAGGCTGCTGACAAGCTGGCGCTGCATTTCGGCATCG GCGAAAAGCCAATGAAAATCAGGTGGACCCTGGTATCGCTGAACCCAAGGCGGGAGGAGGACCTCAGCGAGTGGCAAATCTCCATCATCAAGAACAGCGGCAAAGAG TGCCTGCTGTCTGTCATCAGCTCGCCCAGGGCCGCGGTGGGAAGATACACCCTGGACGTGAAGACCGAGACTAACATTTACAAGACCCAAAACAATGCTCTCTACCTTTTGTTCAATCCTTGGTGCGAAG CTGATGATGTCTTCCTGGCCGATGAGGCGCAGAGAAAGGAGTACGTGCTCAACGATACAGGCTACATCTATGTCGGGTCTGCATACAACATATATGGTAGACCCTGGAATTTCGGGCAG TTTGAGGAATTTGTCTTGGACGCCTGCATGTATCTGCTGGACAAAAGTAAACTCAAGCTGAGCAATAGAGCGGATCCTGTGTTTGTGTCCAGAGCCATGTCTGCTTTG GTTAATGCCAATGATGACCGCGGTGTCCTGCTGGGGAACTGGTCAGGGAATTACAGCAACGGGACCTGCCCTACGGATTGGATTGGGAGCGTCTCAATTTTGCAGAAGTATTACAAAACGAAGAGGCCGGTCTGTTATGGTCAATGTTGGGTCTTCTCAGGAGTCCTCACTACGG TCATGCGCTGCTTGGGGATCCCATCCCGCAGTGTGACTAACTTCAGCTCGGCACACGATACGGAGGAGAACCTGAGAGTTGACATTTACCTGAATGAATTCGGAGGAAAACTGAACTCGATGTCCCTCGACTCCATCTG GAACTTCCACGTGTGGAACGATGTCTGGATGAAGCGGATGGACCTGCCAGCAGGGTTTGATGGCTGGCAGGCAATCGATTCAACCCCTCAGGAGCAAAGTCAAG GTATTTTCCAGTGTGGTCCATGCCCGCTGAAGGCTATCCGAGATGGAGATGTGTATTTGCCCTTCGACAGCAAGTTTCTGTATGCGGAAGTGAATGCTGACAAAGTCTACTGGGTCGTCAAGAAGGTGAACGGCAAGGATAAGTACACCAGAATTAGCACGGAGACCGAAGGCGTTGGCATAAACATAAGCACAAAAGCCGTGGGGCAGAACAAGCGGGAAGACATCACTGCGCAGTACAAGTACCCTGAAG GCTCCAGAGAGGAAAGGGAGGCCATGGAGAAAGCTTCTTCCTTCATACGCCGTTCAGGAGTGGTACCTCGTGCACGCTTTGCTTCAACTGTGCCCATGGGTCCCATGGCCCCCGAGCCTAGGGTCCTGCACGAGGCAGTCTCCAAGACTGGGCTCCAGCTTGAGATAACCAATAAAGAAGCTTTGTATCCTGGCAATCCCCTTGAACTGGCCATCACAGTGAAGACCTCTACTCCTGGGAGCTGGACCATCAATCttgctggctcctgccagctgcaGTCCTATACTGGGAAAGTTGAGGCCAGCCTCGGATATGTCAAGGAGACCATCAAGCTTGAAGGCAAATCTG AGATGCAAGTCCCTCTGAAAATTGCAGCCGATGAGTACATGAAGACGCTGGCCTCGGTGGAAGATGAAGTGTTCATCCTCATCACCGCCATTGCCGAGGTCCAGGGGACAGATGAAAAACTCACCAAGGAGACAACGATGAGCTTTGAGTACCCCCCCATCACCGTCCAG ATGCCAGAAATGGCCAAACTGAACAAGGAGTTCTCCTGTGCCTTCATCTTCAAGAACAAGCTGAACGTGCCCCTGGACAACTGCAAGCTGCTTGTGGAGGGCTTGGGCGTATTTAAGAAGTCAGTGTTTGATGAGGG GCATGTAAAGCCTGGTAGGATCATTAAGTCTGAAATAATATGCACTCCGACGAGactaggagagaagaaaataatagcCAAGCTGATCTCAACCCAGATCAAAGGGATCTCAGCGGAGGCGGCCGTCACCATCACCGAGTAG